In Helicobacter mastomyrinus, a single genomic region encodes these proteins:
- a CDS encoding TatD family hydrolase: MIDTHCHLDSKQFENDLEQVIERALSHKVRKIIIPGADIRTLPQAQAIAHKYENVYYATGVHPTDIELFDELVLKDALKDNKCIAIGECGLDYYYLPKIVEDSAESIMQQREAIKQRQKECFIAQIELSLSYQKPLIVHIREASNDSFEILQNYPLAYGVLHCYNADRILLDLQERFYYGIGGVCTFKNASRLLEVLPLLPKERIVLETDAPYLTPHPHRGTRNEPYHIPLIMAQIANVLQMSEKEVIESSTANALRLFKELND, translated from the coding sequence ATGATAGACACGCATTGTCATTTAGATTCCAAACAATTTGAAAATGACTTAGAGCAAGTGATTGAACGCGCCCTAAGCCATAAAGTGCGCAAAATCATCATTCCGGGCGCGGATATACGCACTTTACCCCAAGCACAAGCCATAGCACACAAATATGAGAATGTGTATTATGCCACAGGGGTGCATCCCACGGACATTGAGCTCTTTGATGAATTGGTACTAAAAGACGCGCTCAAAGATAACAAATGTATCGCTATTGGGGAGTGTGGATTAGACTATTATTATTTGCCAAAGATAGTAGAGGATTCTGCAGAATCTATAATGCAGCAAAGAGAAGCCATTAAGCAGAGACAAAAGGAATGTTTTATCGCACAAATTGAACTCTCTTTATCCTATCAAAAGCCCCTTATCGTGCATATACGTGAGGCAAGCAATGATAGCTTTGAGATTTTACAAAACTATCCTTTAGCTTATGGGGTGTTGCATTGCTATAATGCGGATAGAATCTTGCTTGATTTACAGGAGCGGTTTTATTATGGTATTGGCGGGGTTTGCACGTTTAAAAACGCAAGCCGACTTTTAGAGGTGCTGCCCCTACTTCCAAAGGAACGTATCGTGCTTGAAACAGACGCGCCCTATCTCACGCCTCACCCACACAGAGGCACACGTAATGAGCCCTATCACATTCCGCTGATTATGGCACAGATTGCTAATGTGCTACAAATGAGCGAAAAAGAAGTGATAGAATCTAGCACAGCAAATGCTTTAAGACTCTTTAAGGAACTTAATGATTAA
- a CDS encoding YdcH family protein: MFHEYRDEVTALKTNNAHFAKIFDEHNELDDRIKKIEDGEELMNDMELEVLKKQKLRLKDEAYAMILEYRKSH, from the coding sequence ATGTTTCACGAATATAGAGATGAGGTTACCGCGTTAAAGACGAACAATGCGCATTTTGCAAAGATTTTTGATGAGCATAATGAGCTTGATGATAGAATCAAAAAGATTGAAGATGGCGAGGAGCTAATGAATGATATGGAGCTTGAAGTGTTGAAAAAGCAGAAATTGCGCCTCAAAGATGAAGCGTATGCGATGATTTTAGAATATCGCAAGAGTCATTAA
- the minD gene encoding septum site-determining protein MinD: MAQVITITSGKGGVGKSTATANLSVGLAMQLEKIGKKVVAVDFDIGLRNLDMLLGLENRIVYDVIDVMEGKCNLSQALINHKKTKNLYFLPASQTKDKTILDKDKVGKLIEVLKAEFDYILIDSPAGIEGGFEHAILYADRALIVVTPEVSSVRDSDRVIGIIDAKSFKAQHNEQVEKYIIINRIKPELVKKGEMLDVDDVLNILALPLIGLIPEDSKIVSATNTGEPVIYTQSLSAKAYMRVARRILGEEVAFESLESEGVIGALKRIFK; this comes from the coding sequence ATGGCACAAGTGATTACTATTACTTCAGGCAAAGGTGGTGTAGGTAAATCCACTGCTACGGCAAATCTAAGCGTAGGCTTGGCTATGCAGTTAGAAAAAATAGGCAAAAAGGTCGTGGCGGTGGATTTTGACATCGGCTTGCGGAATCTTGATATGCTACTTGGGCTAGAAAACCGCATCGTATATGATGTAATCGATGTGATGGAGGGCAAATGCAATCTCTCTCAAGCCCTCATTAATCACAAAAAGACAAAGAATCTCTATTTCCTTCCAGCTTCACAAACTAAAGATAAAACTATACTTGATAAAGATAAAGTAGGCAAACTTATTGAAGTGCTAAAGGCAGAGTTTGATTATATTTTGATTGATTCTCCTGCGGGGATTGAGGGGGGATTTGAACACGCCATATTATATGCAGATAGGGCATTGATAGTCGTTACACCAGAAGTTAGCTCTGTGCGTGATAGTGATAGGGTAATAGGTATTATTGATGCAAAATCCTTTAAAGCACAGCATAACGAGCAGGTGGAAAAGTATATTATCATTAATCGTATTAAGCCAGAGCTTGTCAAAAAGGGTGAAATGCTAGATGTTGATGATGTGCTTAATATACTTGCTCTGCCTCTTATTGGGCTTATACCAGAGGATAGCAAGATTGTAAGTGCGACAAACACAGGTGAGCCTGTCATTTATACGCAATCCCTAAGCGCCAAAGCCTATATGCGCGTTGCAAGGAGGATTCTAGGAGAGGAAGTAGCCTTTGAATCCTTAGAAAGCGAAGGCGTAATAGGAGCATTAAAAAGGATTTTCAAATGA
- a CDS encoding EscU/YscU/HrcU family type III secretion system export apparatus switch protein has product MRDKKAVALSYNAVNDNAPRVVAKGRNELAMRIIAKAKAFDVPLFTNHLLVESLFDVPLDSHIPPEMYNAVVEVFIWLLQCEREAQLSKDIM; this is encoded by the coding sequence GTGAGAGATAAAAAAGCAGTTGCCCTTAGCTACAATGCAGTAAATGACAATGCCCCACGTGTAGTAGCTAAGGGCAGAAATGAACTTGCTATGCGTATTATCGCTAAGGCAAAGGCTTTTGATGTGCCACTTTTTACTAATCATTTGCTTGTAGAATCTCTTTTTGATGTGCCACTAGATTCCCATATCCCGCCTGAAATGTATAATGCCGTGGTAGAGGTATTTATATGGCTACTCCAATGTGAGAGAGAGGCGCAGCTTAGCAAGGATATTATGTGA
- the minE gene encoding cell division topological specificity factor MinE — MNLWGMFNNSPKSASMAKERLTLVLSHERSANLPYLEDMKKEILQVVQKYTQTKESDIQFSTNSNQHISTLEVQITLGKKQ, encoded by the coding sequence ATGAATTTGTGGGGAATGTTTAATAACTCGCCAAAAAGTGCTTCAATGGCAAAAGAGCGGCTTACGCTTGTTTTATCACACGAGCGAAGCGCGAATCTCCCCTATTTAGAGGATATGAAAAAAGAGATTTTACAAGTGGTGCAAAAATATACCCAAACAAAAGAAAGCGATATACAATTTAGCACTAATAGCAATCAGCATATCAGCACATTGGAAGTGCAAATCACATTAGGGAAAAAACAATGA
- a CDS encoding DNA-processing protein DprA, giving the protein MQTYIDSISFKELSLKDMPKGLQQLPNPPQKLYYCGSCEALNNLLESNLAVSTTHKATQTITSKPISQIAPKIAIVGSRKPNPYTKSFVATLATRIAKHSGIVVSGGALGVDIIAHTYAFPRTIMFSPAGLDIIYPKSNAKMIKQMMEQALVMSEYDKGYMPHQYSFLDRNRLVIGLSDYVVIPQADMMSGSMQSARIAMKLNKPLFVLPHRIGESEGTNYLLAQGKAQGIYNIDDFIESIFGASVSPCDDEVLLFCANNPSFEEAFARFGEKIYEYELEGKIMRESGTIRVP; this is encoded by the coding sequence ATGCAAACATACATAGATTCTATATCCTTTAAAGAGTTATCCTTAAAAGATATGCCTAAAGGTTTGCAGCAGCTGCCTAATCCTCCGCAAAAGCTATATTACTGCGGGTCTTGCGAAGCACTCAATAATCTTTTAGAATCTAACCTAGCTGTAAGTACCACCCATAAAGCCACCCAGACAATCACCTCCAAACCCATTTCACAAATCGCTCCAAAAATCGCTATTGTCGGCTCACGCAAACCCAATCCCTACACAAAATCCTTTGTCGCTACTTTGGCTACTCGTATTGCTAAACATAGTGGTATAGTGGTAAGCGGTGGGGCGCTGGGCGTGGATATTATCGCTCATACTTATGCCTTTCCACGCACGATTATGTTTTCTCCCGCAGGACTAGATATCATCTATCCTAAGAGCAATGCAAAAATGATAAAGCAAATGATGGAGCAAGCCCTCGTAATGAGCGAATACGATAAGGGCTATATGCCTCATCAATACAGCTTTTTAGATAGAAATCGCCTTGTGATAGGCTTAAGCGATTATGTGGTGATACCACAGGCAGATATGATGAGCGGCTCTATGCAGAGTGCACGAATCGCGATGAAGCTTAACAAACCGCTTTTTGTGCTACCTCATCGCATAGGTGAGAGCGAGGGGACAAACTACCTTTTAGCGCAAGGCAAGGCACAGGGTATATATAATATAGATGATTTTATAGAATCTATATTTGGGGCGAGTGTGTCGCCGTGTGATGATGAGGTTTTGCTCTTTTGTGCAAACAACCCTAGCTTTGAGGAGGCTTTTGCGCGATTTGGAGAGAAGATTTATGAATATGAATTAGAGGGCAAAATTATGCGAGAATCTGGCACTATCCGTGTGCCTTAG
- a CDS encoding ABC transporter permease has product MKNSKQKLKMAIKAHFLEFLSFFRREFNGFIHDRFSVFLCTLAPLLLGLFVWAVFSQSFVRAAPIGVVDLDKSPLSRELISNLDSIPTMYVAQKFSSLEEAKADISNVKIYALVIFPYGLEARSKKGVLSHIPIYYNAQLVLIAKSIEGAFKQLIATSNVKAKLGTHLIETHNLNAALAQSSPILMQITPLYNINNSYSQFLLTGILPCSWIMLVILCVINALARDESDVGFVKGKQSQMPQGISAGVYILTKVCAYAGIFSFWWVIMMLFFTALGFSFRGSYLVLYGGALLTILGYSGVGVFAYALFRDHTRALAIAAIYCAPSFAFTGLTFPLNSMGEFASFWHTILPISHYLKLYVQVANYGVDFATALKTMCELLPFVLFVPFGIMIYKKREARVE; this is encoded by the coding sequence GTGAAAAATAGCAAGCAAAAGCTAAAAATGGCGATAAAAGCGCATTTCTTGGAGTTTTTATCATTTTTTAGACGCGAATTTAATGGCTTTATTCATGATAGATTCTCTGTGTTTCTTTGCACTCTCGCACCGCTTTTGCTTGGGCTTTTTGTATGGGCGGTATTTTCACAAAGCTTTGTGAGGGCTGCGCCTATTGGCGTAGTGGATTTAGACAAAAGCCCATTAAGCAGAGAGCTTATAAGCAACCTTGATAGCATTCCCACAATGTATGTCGCGCAGAAGTTTAGCAGCCTTGAAGAGGCAAAAGCTGATATAAGCAATGTCAAAATCTATGCTTTGGTTATTTTTCCTTATGGGCTTGAAGCGCGGAGCAAAAAGGGGGTGCTTAGCCATATTCCTATTTATTATAACGCGCAGCTAGTGCTTATCGCTAAATCTATTGAGGGGGCGTTTAAGCAGCTTATTGCGACAAGTAATGTCAAGGCAAAGCTAGGCACTCATCTCATCGAGACACATAATCTCAATGCTGCATTAGCGCAAAGCTCCCCTATTCTTATGCAAATCACTCCCCTTTATAATATCAATAACAGCTATTCGCAGTTTTTGCTCACAGGGATTCTGCCTTGCTCGTGGATTATGCTCGTAATTTTATGTGTGATTAATGCTCTCGCACGTGATGAAAGCGATGTGGGCTTTGTGAAGGGTAAGCAAAGTCAAATGCCTCAAGGCATTAGCGCGGGGGTGTATATCCTCACAAAAGTATGTGCCTATGCGGGAATATTCTCATTTTGGTGGGTGATAATGATGCTATTTTTTACCGCACTTGGCTTTAGCTTCCGTGGGAGCTATTTGGTCTTGTATGGCGGAGCGTTGCTTACGATTTTAGGCTACTCGGGGGTTGGGGTATTTGCCTATGCGCTCTTTCGCGACCATACTCGCGCCCTTGCCATAGCGGCGATTTATTGCGCTCCAAGCTTTGCATTTACAGGGCTTACCTTTCCTTTAAACTCTATGGGAGAGTTTGCAAGTTTTTGGCATACGATCTTGCCTATCAGCCATTATTTGAAGCTCTATGTGCAGGTCGCAAACTATGGCGTAGATTTCGCCACCGCTTTAAAAACGATGTGTGAGCTGCTGCCTTTTGTCCTCTTTGTGCCCTTTGGGATTATGATTTATAAAAAGCGTGAAGCTAGAGTAGAGTAG
- the ribE gene encoding riboflavin synthase, with the protein MFSGLVRYIAQVKSFRNNTLEILTSYNQAHIGDSIAINGACLTAIRVFQGGMVMELSTHTQNHIATENYAQGAFVHLEPALQVGDRFDGHIVQGHIDGIGRITDIKHHRDSSDFWIESSKEVLSYIISKGSICIEGISLTIVESTKDAFKLTLIPHTLQNTLFGKFHIGRRVNLETDIITRSVVSTLRTIMQNKPDSFSWSEIDMASLSY; encoded by the coding sequence ATGTTTAGTGGATTGGTTCGGTATATCGCACAAGTGAAGTCTTTTAGAAATAACACACTTGAAATTCTCACATCGTATAATCAAGCGCACATAGGAGATTCTATTGCGATTAATGGGGCTTGTCTCACGGCTATAAGGGTTTTTCAAGGTGGTATGGTAATGGAGTTAAGCACACACACACAAAACCACATCGCCACAGAAAACTACGCACAAGGAGCATTCGTGCATTTAGAGCCAGCTTTGCAAGTGGGAGATAGATTTGATGGGCATATCGTGCAGGGGCATATCGATGGTATAGGGCGTATTACAGACATTAAGCACCATAGGGATTCAAGCGATTTTTGGATAGAATCTTCTAAAGAAGTGCTTTCATACATTATCTCTAAGGGCTCTATATGCATAGAGGGGATTAGTCTAACGATTGTAGAATCTACAAAAGACGCCTTTAAGCTTACTCTTATCCCTCATACCTTGCAAAATACGCTTTTTGGGAAGTTTCACATTGGTAGGAGAGTGAATCTTGAGACAGATATTATCACGCGTAGCGTTGTTAGCACACTTCGCACGATAATGCAAAACAAGCCCGATTCTTTCTCGTGGAGTGAGATAGATATGGCTTCATTGAGCTATTAA
- a CDS encoding divergent polysaccharide deacetylase family protein, translating into MRILYCFIFALCYLRADSVVNVETLRNIATKVSSHPLVSSVQRALSRFHNDNFIDIGENLKTQMWESVQVPQSYTSQPYVAKVYDKPKVLLIMDDLTSLEQIYKLEHLGLNITPSIFPRTRHNPTTPKLAEYLNKKGKSFMVHLPLEAQQFSQSELAPIRVGANKEAIKHALIGIKADFPHLVYLNNHTGSKFTQSYDDMRNLLEAFDELNLKFIDSVTTSTPVSERISMEQDRLIMARDVFLDNETHIAYIKAQIRSLITKAQNKGYAIAICHPNSGTFQALAQMSDEIKEEIELISPSDLETYLVANKTLRYVRAPFTRPN; encoded by the coding sequence ATGAGAATATTATATTGCTTCATTTTTGCTTTATGCTATTTAAGGGCAGATTCTGTTGTGAATGTCGAAACTCTACGAAATATCGCTACAAAAGTGAGTAGCCACCCTCTTGTTTCAAGTGTGCAGAGGGCATTATCTCGCTTTCATAATGATAATTTTATCGATATAGGAGAGAATCTTAAGACACAGATGTGGGAGAGTGTGCAAGTGCCTCAATCTTACACCTCGCAACCCTATGTAGCTAAGGTTTATGATAAACCAAAGGTTTTGCTCATTATGGATGATCTTACAAGCTTAGAGCAAATTTACAAACTAGAGCATTTAGGGCTAAATATCACACCCTCAATTTTCCCTAGAACAAGGCATAATCCTACCACACCAAAACTTGCAGAATATCTTAACAAAAAAGGCAAAAGCTTTATGGTGCATCTCCCGCTTGAGGCACAGCAATTTTCTCAAAGTGAGTTAGCCCCCATTCGTGTAGGTGCAAATAAAGAAGCGATAAAACACGCTCTTATAGGAATCAAGGCAGATTTTCCTCATCTTGTGTATCTTAATAACCACACTGGCAGCAAATTCACTCAAAGCTATGATGATATGCGCAATCTCCTAGAAGCCTTTGATGAGCTTAATTTGAAGTTTATCGATAGTGTTACCACAAGCACCCCTGTAAGCGAGAGAATCTCAATGGAGCAGGATAGGCTTATTATGGCACGTGATGTGTTTTTAGACAATGAAACACATATAGCCTATATCAAGGCACAGATTCGCTCTCTCATCACTAAAGCCCAAAATAAAGGCTACGCGATTGCTATTTGCCACCCTAATAGCGGCACATTTCAGGCATTAGCCCAAATGAGTGATGAAATCAAAGAGGAAATAGAGCTTATCTCACCTAGTGATTTAGAAACTTATTTAGTTGCTAATAAAACTCTGCGCTATGTCCGCGCTCCATTTACTCGACCCAATTAA
- the argJ gene encoding bifunctional glutamate N-acetyltransferase/amino-acid acetyltransferase ArgJ: MFDIIPIKGGINAPQGFYADGVSAGLKAALPDGSKALDVAFLYSEDALIPFTLFTSNTFEAAPITHFKRFVQGKASNFVLITTKNANAMTGERGIQDVCEILESLKAQFPFVQNPIMSSTGVIGQYLPKAKIIESFALFKPHDRDNKAHTRAADAIRTTDAFSKEIALRVNLPNGQSFCIGAMAKGAGMIQPALATMLCFITTDATLPADSGDRILRECVKHSFNAISVDGDTSTNDSVFLFANGRSGTYNEAAFKEALKMLLHKLATDMVRDGEGASKLVAFEVKGAKDEAEAIKAAKALTSSLLVKTAIFGGDPNWGRIASTIGASGVECAQDSLSIAFDDVVVFDRGEIRFDEKMESKAAAVMQKESFRITCDLGKGKGRFVAYGCDLGYEYVKINADYRS; encoded by the coding sequence ATGTTTGATATTATTCCTATCAAGGGCGGAATCAACGCACCGCAAGGATTCTATGCTGATGGTGTGAGCGCGGGGCTAAAGGCTGCATTGCCCGATGGGAGCAAGGCACTTGATGTAGCCTTTTTGTATAGTGAAGATGCCTTGATACCTTTTACACTTTTTACAAGCAATACCTTTGAAGCCGCTCCTATCACACATTTTAAGCGATTTGTGCAAGGCAAAGCAAGTAATTTTGTGCTGATTACGACTAAAAATGCAAATGCAATGACAGGTGAGAGAGGCATACAAGATGTGTGTGAAATTTTAGAATCTCTCAAAGCGCAATTTCCTTTTGTACAAAATCCCATTATGTCTAGCACAGGCGTGATAGGGCAGTATCTCCCCAAGGCAAAAATTATAGAATCTTTTGCATTATTTAAGCCCCACGATAGGGATAATAAAGCACACACAAGAGCCGCTGATGCCATACGCACCACTGACGCCTTTAGCAAAGAAATCGCCTTAAGAGTTAATCTCCCAAATGGGCAGAGCTTTTGTATCGGGGCGATGGCAAAGGGCGCGGGTATGATACAGCCCGCCCTTGCCACAATGCTATGCTTTATCACCACAGATGCCACACTTCCAGCAGATTCTGGAGATAGAATCTTGCGTGAATGTGTCAAGCATAGCTTTAATGCCATTAGCGTAGATGGCGATACAAGCACCAATGATTCTGTATTTTTATTTGCCAATGGACGCAGCGGGACATATAATGAAGCAGCGTTTAAAGAAGCTCTCAAAATGCTCCTGCACAAACTTGCCACAGATATGGTGCGCGATGGAGAGGGCGCGAGTAAGCTTGTAGCCTTTGAAGTCAAAGGTGCAAAAGATGAGGCAGAAGCGATAAAGGCAGCAAAAGCCCTCACAAGCTCACTTTTAGTGAAAACCGCCATTTTTGGTGGAGACCCAAACTGGGGGAGAATCGCCTCTACGATAGGTGCTAGTGGTGTGGAATGCGCACAAGATTCATTGAGTATTGCCTTTGATGATGTTGTGGTATTTGATAGAGGGGAGATTCGCTTTGATGAGAAGATGGAATCTAAGGCAGCAGCGGTAATGCAGAAAGAAAGTTTTAGGATTACTTGCGATTTAGGCAAAGGGAAAGGGCGATTTGTCGCGTATGGCTGTGATTTAGGATATGAATATGTCAAAATCAATGCCGATTATAGAAGCTAA
- the ruvX gene encoding Holliday junction resolvase RuvX, producing the protein MKLLACDVGLKRIGLAIYKAGIAFPLEPIIRFNRHQAASDLDKILCEYEIEQLIVGLPSGGESGHTEMMQRIKHFVGLLTFKGEICFINEDYSSIEALESLAYMKRENRAKAQKDGRIDSLSACIILERYIQSIKC; encoded by the coding sequence ATGAAGTTACTAGCGTGTGATGTGGGGCTTAAACGTATAGGATTAGCGATATATAAAGCGGGTATCGCCTTTCCATTAGAGCCTATTATACGCTTCAATCGACATCAAGCAGCAAGCGACCTCGATAAGATTCTGTGTGAATATGAGATAGAGCAGCTTATCGTAGGGCTACCAAGTGGCGGTGAATCAGGACACACAGAGATGATGCAGCGCATAAAGCATTTTGTGGGATTGCTGACCTTTAAGGGCGAGATATGCTTTATCAATGAGGATTATAGTAGTATTGAGGCTTTGGAATCTCTAGCATATATGAAGCGGGAGAATCGAGCAAAAGCACAAAAAGATGGCAGGATAGATTCCCTAAGTGCATGTATTATCCTAGAGCGGTATATACAATCTATCAAGTGCTAA
- a CDS encoding argininosuccinate synthase has product MAAIKKVVLAYSGGLDTSVILKWLGDNYHCEVVTFTADIGQGEEVEPAREKALKLGIKKENIFIEDLREEFIRDFVFPMFRANTIYEGEYLLGTSIARPLIAKRLVEIAQKVGADAIAHGATGKGNDQVRFEIGAYALNPDIKVIAPWREWDLNSREKLLSYAESAGIPIEKKANKSPYSMDANLLHISYEGQILEDPNVEPEEDMWRWSVSPMNAPNEPESISITFEKGDGVAINGERLSPAAFWGKLNELGGKHGIGRLDLVENRYVGMKSRGCYETTGGSIYLKAHRAIESLCLDREEAHLKDSIMPKYAELIYNGYWFSPEREALQALIDKTQQSVSGVVRLKLYKGNVIVIGRESKNSLFSAAYSTFEEDSVYNQKDAAGFIKLNALRFIIAGKARK; this is encoded by the coding sequence ATGGCAGCAATTAAAAAAGTCGTTTTAGCATATAGCGGTGGGCTAGATACGAGTGTAATCCTCAAATGGCTAGGAGATAATTATCATTGCGAGGTGGTAACTTTTACCGCAGACATCGGGCAGGGTGAAGAGGTAGAACCCGCACGAGAGAAGGCATTAAAACTTGGTATAAAGAAAGAAAATATCTTTATTGAGGACTTGAGAGAGGAATTTATCAGGGATTTTGTTTTCCCTATGTTTCGCGCTAATACGATATATGAGGGTGAATATCTGCTAGGCACAAGCATCGCGCGTCCTTTGATTGCTAAGAGATTGGTAGAAATCGCCCAAAAAGTCGGGGCGGACGCTATCGCTCACGGAGCCACAGGCAAAGGCAACGACCAAGTGCGATTTGAAATCGGCGCGTATGCGCTTAACCCAGATATTAAAGTTATAGCCCCGTGGAGAGAGTGGGACTTGAATAGTCGCGAGAAGCTCCTCTCGTATGCAGAATCTGCAGGGATTCCCATTGAGAAAAAGGCAAACAAATCGCCCTATTCAATGGACGCAAACTTACTCCATATTAGCTATGAGGGGCAGATTCTAGAAGACCCAAATGTGGAGCCTGAAGAGGATATGTGGCGATGGAGTGTCTCACCTATGAATGCCCCAAATGAGCCAGAGAGTATAAGCATTACCTTTGAAAAGGGCGATGGTGTGGCGATAAATGGAGAGCGTTTAAGCCCGGCGGCATTTTGGGGCAAACTCAATGAGCTAGGCGGGAAGCACGGCATTGGACGACTTGATTTAGTAGAAAATCGCTATGTGGGTATGAAGTCTCGGGGCTGCTATGAGACGACCGGCGGGAGCATTTACCTTAAGGCTCATCGTGCCATAGAATCTTTATGTCTTGATAGAGAGGAGGCGCATTTAAAGGATTCTATTATGCCTAAATATGCTGAGCTTATTTACAATGGCTATTGGTTTAGCCCTGAACGTGAGGCGCTTCAAGCTCTCATCGATAAGACACAGCAAAGCGTAAGCGGGGTAGTGCGGCTAAAACTCTATAAGGGCAATGTGATAGTCATTGGCAGGGAATCTAAAAATTCACTTTTCAGTGCGGCATACAGCACCTTTGAGGAAGATTCTGTATATAATCAAAAGGACGCGGCAGGGTTTATTAAGCTTAATGCCCTGCGTTTTATCATTGCTGGTAAAGCGCGAAAGTAA
- a CDS encoding endonuclease gives MRFLFFALYAAFLLCACASYNPQESFQASPLSFSQSKVTLQKAYKEQDFREEFYCGVEFEPDTLRILPSKDYTPRNALTKANKPNVRVQRIEFEHIMPAHRFGNTLPCWQNGGRKACAKDKEFRQMEADMRNLVPAIGEINADRNNFSFDEPPIDISYTQYGACEVYTDFKTKKFYPRVESRGIIARIYLYMSKRYDIRLSKEEESLMRKWDKLYPPSDYEKRLLRTQGALP, from the coding sequence TTGCGTTTTCTTTTCTTTGCATTATATGCTGCCTTTTTACTCTGTGCCTGTGCCTCTTATAATCCGCAAGAGAGTTTCCAAGCCTCCCCGCTTAGCTTCTCACAAAGTAAAGTAACCCTGCAAAAAGCCTATAAGGAGCAAGACTTTAGAGAGGAATTTTATTGTGGTGTGGAGTTTGAACCAGATACCTTGCGTATCCTTCCTTCAAAGGACTATACCCCACGCAATGCTCTAACCAAAGCAAATAAGCCAAATGTCCGTGTTCAAAGGATAGAGTTTGAACATATTATGCCAGCCCATCGCTTTGGTAACACATTGCCTTGTTGGCAAAATGGCGGAAGAAAGGCTTGTGCTAAAGATAAGGAGTTTAGGCAAATGGAGGCAGATATGCGGAATCTTGTCCCTGCTATTGGCGAGATTAATGCCGATAGGAACAATTTTAGCTTTGATGAGCCTCCTATTGATATATCTTATACGCAATATGGGGCTTGTGAAGTATATACGGACTTTAAAACGAAGAAATTTTATCCCAGAGTAGAGAGTAGGGGAATTATCGCTCGAATCTATCTTTATATGAGCAAACGTTATGATATAAGGCTCTCCAAAGAAGAGGAAAGCCTTATGCGTAAATGGGATAAGCTCTATCCACCAAGTGATTATGAAAAACGGCTTTTGCGAACTCAAGGAGCATTACCCTGA